In Juglans regia cultivar Chandler chromosome 13, Walnut 2.0, whole genome shotgun sequence, the following proteins share a genomic window:
- the LOC109003390 gene encoding cysteine proteinase RD21A-like: MAKSSFLVLISCLVLFVALATAMDMSIIDYDLKHGPRTESHMRTMYEAWLVKHGKAYNALGEKETRFEIFKDNLRFIDGHNKMENRTYKVGLNRFADLTNEEYRSVYLGGRMERKNRLSGTHSDRYAYQAGEELPESVDWREKGAVVEVKDQGQCGSCWAFSTIGAVEGINKIVTGDLISLSEQELVDCDKSYNQGCNGGLMDYAFQFIINNGGIDTEEDYQYRARDGACDPNRKNARVVTIDGYEDVPENDEDSLKKAVANQPISVAIEAGGRAFQLYESGVFTGLCGTQLDHGVVAVGYGTENGTDYWLVRNSWGPRWGEDGYIKMERNVADTTTGKCGIAVEASYPIKNGQNPPNPGPSPPSPASPETVCDDYYSCPTGSTCCCIYEYGNFCFGWGCCPLESATCCNDHSSCCPQDYPICDLDAGTCRMSNSNPLGVKAFKRAPAKSTRPHYIAGRQIGRN, encoded by the exons ATGGCGAAGTCTTCATTTTTGGTCCTGATTTCTTGTTTGGTCCTCTTCGTTGCTCTTGCGACGGCCATGGACATGTCAATCATCGACTACGATCTAAAACACGGCCCGAGGACTGAGAGCCACATGCGGACCATGTACGAGGCTTGGCTAGTCAAACATGGCAAGGCCTATAATGCACTGGGAGAGAAGGAGACGCGGTTCGAGATTTTTAAGGATAACCTGAGGTTCATCGACGGGCACAACAAGATGGAGAACCGGACGTATAAGGTTGGATTGAATCGGTTTGCAGACCTGACCAACGAGGAGTACCGGTCCGTGTATTTGGGCGGCAGGATGGAGAGGAAGAACAGGCTTTCTGGGACCCATAGTGACCGGTACGCATACCAGGCCGGCGAGGAATTGCCCGAGTCCGTGGATTGGAGGGAGAAAGGGGCTGTTGTGGAGGTTAAGGATCAAGGCCAATGCG GGAGTTGCTGGGCATTCTCGACCATTGGTGCCGTTGAAGGGATAAATAAAATTGTGACAGGTGACCTTATCTCCTTGTCGGAGCAAGAATTGGTGGACTGTGATAAGTCATATAACCAAGGATGCAATGGAGGCCTCATGGACTATGCCTTCCAATTCATCATTAACAATGGTGGCATTGATACTGAAGAAGACTACCAATACCGTGCTCGTGATGGTGCTTGTGATCCCAACCGG AAAAATGCCCGGGTTGTGACCATTGATGGGTATGAAGATGTTCCCGAAAATGATGAGGACTCCTTGAAGAAGGCTGTGGCAAATCAACCAATTAGCGTTGCCATTGAAGCCGGTGGGAGAGCTTTCCAACTCTATGAATCG GGCGTCTTCACCGGGCTTTGTGGAACACAATTAGATCATGGTGTGGTTGCCGTCGGATATGGTACAGAAAATGGCACTGATTACTGGCTAGTCAGGAACTCTTGGGGTCCCAGGTGGGGGGAGGATGGGTACATCAAGATGGAGCGCAATGTAGCTGACACCACTACTGGAAAGTGCGGGATTGCTGTTGAGGCCTCCTACCCCATTAAAAACGGTCAGAATCCTCCTAACCCTGGTCCCTCTCCCCCATCTCCTGCTAGTCCAGAAACCGTCTGTGATGATTACTACTCATGCCCCACGGGAAGCACCTGCTGCTGTATATATGAGTATGGTAACTTCTGCTTTGGATGGGGATGCTGTCCCTTGGAGTCTGCAACCTGCTGCAATGACCATTCCAGCTGCTGCCCTCAGGATTATCCCATCTGCGATCTTGATGCTGGAACTTGCCGAATG AGCAACAGCAATCCATTGGGAGTTAAAGCGTTCAAGCGGGCTCCTGCTAAAAGCACTCGGCCTCACTATATTGCTGGCAGGCAGATAGGCCGCAATTGA